A genomic stretch from Aminobacter aminovorans includes:
- a CDS encoding Crp/Fnr family transcriptional regulator: MAIRQDIHNSEIPALCRSCEARHRGVCGALTPEQLVELSRHTTKRKVEPGTVLVSDSDTIDSYANVLAGVVKLVKTLPDGRQQIVGLQFAPDFIGRPFKQESSITAEAATPVRVCAFPKTSLDRMIDQAPELGHRLHLQALDELDEARDWMLTLGRKTAAERVASFLHLIARHGDPEAESAGEISFDLPLTRADIADFLGLTIETVSRQLTKLRKDGLITVENNRHITVFDLDRLERRANI, from the coding sequence ATGGCCATTCGCCAGGACATTCACAATTCTGAAATACCGGCGTTGTGCCGCTCCTGCGAGGCGCGGCATCGCGGCGTGTGCGGTGCGCTGACGCCGGAACAGCTTGTCGAGCTCAGCCGCCACACCACCAAACGTAAGGTCGAGCCGGGCACCGTACTGGTGTCGGACTCGGACACGATCGACAGCTACGCCAACGTGCTGGCCGGCGTGGTCAAGCTGGTCAAGACATTGCCGGACGGCCGCCAGCAGATCGTCGGCCTGCAGTTCGCGCCCGATTTCATCGGGCGGCCGTTCAAGCAGGAGAGCTCGATCACTGCGGAAGCCGCCACCCCCGTTCGCGTCTGCGCCTTCCCCAAGACCTCACTCGACCGCATGATCGACCAGGCGCCGGAACTCGGCCACAGGCTGCATCTTCAGGCACTCGACGAACTCGACGAGGCGCGCGACTGGATGCTGACGCTGGGGCGCAAGACCGCTGCCGAGCGTGTCGCCTCGTTCCTTCACCTCATCGCCAGGCATGGCGACCCAGAGGCCGAGAGCGCCGGCGAAATCAGCTTCGACCTGCCGCTGACCCGCGCCGACATCGCCGATTTCCTTGGCCTGACCATCGAAACCGTCAGCCGCCAGCTGACCAAGCTGCGCAAGGACGGTCTGATCACGGTCGAAAACAACCGCCATATCACGGTCTTCGACCTGGACAGGCTGGAGCGACGCGCCAATATCTGA
- a CDS encoding UDP-glucose dehydrogenase family protein, translating to MNLTVFGIGYVGLVQAAVLAEVGHDVVCVDVDAAKVERLNQGFIPIFEPGLEALVRENHSAGRIVFTTDASMAVRHGEIQMIAVGTPQGEDGSADLKYVLSVADAIGREMAAAKIVVTKSTVPVGTADKVREAIAAALKQRGREELGFDVVSNPEFLKEGSAVADCMKPDRIIIGTDSEAAEAVMRELYAPFNRNHEKMIVMDVRSAEFTKYAANCMLATKISFMNEMANLAELLGADIEEVRKGIGSDPRIGYHFIYPGLGYGGSCFPKDVRALIRTAGDVGFEPVLLHSVEARNNAQKAVLFDKLKAHFDGDLTGKTFALWGLAFKPNTDDMREAPSRVLMEALWASGAKVQAYDPEAMNEAQQIYGQRDDLTLCGTKEAALRGADALLIATEWKNFRAPSFELIRDQLKAAVIFDGRNLYDPAVVARHGIKYVSIGRKTA from the coding sequence ATGAATCTGACGGTATTTGGGATTGGCTATGTCGGTCTTGTTCAGGCTGCTGTTTTGGCCGAGGTCGGGCATGACGTCGTCTGTGTGGATGTCGATGCAGCCAAGGTCGAACGGCTGAACCAAGGGTTCATCCCGATCTTCGAGCCGGGGCTGGAGGCCCTGGTGCGTGAGAACCATTCCGCCGGTCGCATCGTGTTCACGACGGACGCTTCGATGGCCGTGCGCCATGGCGAGATCCAGATGATTGCCGTCGGCACGCCGCAGGGCGAGGATGGCTCGGCCGACCTCAAATATGTGCTGTCGGTGGCCGATGCCATCGGCCGCGAGATGGCGGCTGCGAAGATCGTGGTAACCAAGTCGACAGTGCCGGTGGGGACCGCCGACAAGGTGCGCGAGGCGATCGCGGCTGCCCTGAAGCAGAGAGGCCGCGAGGAGCTTGGCTTCGACGTCGTCTCCAATCCGGAGTTCCTGAAAGAGGGCTCGGCGGTCGCCGACTGCATGAAGCCCGACCGCATCATCATCGGCACCGACAGCGAGGCTGCCGAGGCGGTGATGCGCGAGCTCTATGCGCCGTTCAACCGTAACCACGAGAAGATGATCGTGATGGACGTGCGCTCGGCCGAGTTCACGAAATACGCCGCCAACTGCATGCTGGCGACCAAGATCAGCTTCATGAACGAGATGGCGAACCTGGCCGAACTGCTCGGCGCCGACATCGAGGAGGTGCGCAAGGGCATCGGCTCGGACCCGCGCATCGGTTACCACTTCATCTATCCGGGGCTCGGCTATGGCGGCTCGTGTTTCCCCAAGGATGTGCGGGCACTGATCCGCACCGCCGGCGATGTCGGTTTCGAGCCGGTGCTGCTGCACTCGGTCGAGGCGCGCAACAATGCGCAGAAGGCGGTGCTGTTCGACAAGCTGAAGGCACATTTCGACGGTGACCTCACCGGCAAGACCTTTGCGCTGTGGGGGCTGGCCTTCAAGCCCAACACCGACGACATGCGTGAGGCACCAAGCCGCGTGCTGATGGAGGCGCTGTGGGCTTCGGGCGCCAAGGTGCAGGCCTACGACCCCGAGGCGATGAACGAGGCGCAGCAGATCTATGGCCAGCGCGACGACCTCACCCTCTGCGGCACCAAGGAGGCGGCACTGCGCGGCGCCGATGCACTCTTGATCGCCACCGAGTGGAAGAACTTCCGGGCGCCGTCCTTCGAGCTGATCCGCGACCAGCTCAAGGCCGCCGTCATCTTCGACGGACGCAACCTCTATGACCCGGCAGTCGTCGCCCGCCACGGCATCAAATACGTCTCCATCGGGCGAAAGACGGCTTAA
- a CDS encoding acyl-CoA carboxylase subunit beta — translation MRAVLEQLEDRRAEARLGGGQKRIDAQHAKGKLTARERIDVLLDEGSFEEFDMYVTHRTTDFGMAEQKVAGDGVVTGWGTINGRLVYVFSQDFTVLGGSLSETHAQKICKIMDMAMRNGAPVIGLNDSGGARIQEGVASLAGYADVFKRNVDASGVVPQISVIMGPCAGGAVYSPAMTDFIFMVRDSSYMFVTGPDVVKTVTNEIVTAEELGGARTHTSKSSVADGAYENDIEALEQVRLLFDFLPLNNREKPPVRPFHDDPSRVEMRLDTLIPDSAAKPYDMKELILAIADEGDFFEIQEAFARNIITGFMRIEGQSVGVVANQPMVLAGCLDIDSSRKAARFVRFCDAFSIPILTLVDVPGFLPGTAQEYGGVIKHGAKLLFAYSQATVPMVTLITRKAYGGAYDVMASKHIGADINYAWPTAEIAVMGAKGATEILYRSDLGDAGKIAERTKEYETNFANPFKAAERGFIDEVIMPHSSRRRIARAFAALRGKKLDAPWKKHDTIPL, via the coding sequence ATGCGCGCCGTACTCGAACAACTGGAAGACCGCCGCGCCGAGGCCCGCCTCGGCGGTGGCCAGAAGCGCATCGATGCCCAGCATGCCAAGGGCAAGCTGACGGCGCGCGAACGCATCGATGTCCTGCTCGACGAAGGCTCCTTCGAAGAGTTCGACATGTATGTCACTCATCGCACCACCGACTTCGGCATGGCCGAGCAGAAGGTGGCGGGCGACGGCGTCGTCACCGGATGGGGCACCATCAACGGCCGCCTCGTCTATGTCTTCTCTCAGGACTTCACCGTGCTCGGCGGCTCGCTTTCCGAGACGCATGCCCAGAAGATCTGCAAGATCATGGACATGGCGATGCGCAACGGTGCGCCGGTCATTGGCCTGAACGACTCAGGCGGCGCCCGCATCCAGGAAGGCGTCGCTTCTCTCGCCGGCTACGCCGACGTGTTCAAACGCAATGTCGATGCCTCCGGCGTCGTGCCGCAGATCTCGGTCATCATGGGCCCGTGCGCCGGCGGCGCGGTCTATTCGCCTGCCATGACCGACTTCATCTTCATGGTGCGCGACAGTTCCTACATGTTCGTCACCGGGCCGGACGTGGTGAAAACGGTCACCAACGAGATCGTCACCGCCGAGGAACTCGGCGGCGCGCGCACCCACACTTCGAAGTCCTCCGTCGCCGACGGTGCCTATGAAAACGACATCGAGGCGCTGGAGCAGGTGCGACTGCTGTTCGACTTCCTGCCGCTCAACAACCGCGAAAAGCCGCCGGTTCGGCCTTTCCATGACGATCCGAGCCGGGTGGAGATGCGGCTCGACACGCTTATCCCCGACAGCGCGGCCAAGCCTTACGACATGAAGGAGCTGATCCTTGCGATCGCCGACGAGGGCGATTTCTTCGAGATTCAGGAAGCCTTCGCCAGGAACATCATCACCGGCTTCATGCGCATCGAAGGGCAGAGCGTCGGCGTCGTCGCCAACCAGCCGATGGTGCTGGCCGGCTGCCTCGACATCGACAGTTCGCGCAAGGCAGCACGTTTCGTGCGCTTCTGCGATGCGTTCTCGATCCCGATCCTGACTTTGGTCGACGTTCCGGGCTTCCTGCCTGGTACGGCGCAGGAATATGGCGGCGTCATCAAGCATGGCGCCAAGCTGCTCTTCGCCTACAGCCAGGCCACCGTGCCGATGGTGACGCTGATCACCCGAAAAGCCTATGGCGGCGCTTATGACGTCATGGCCTCCAAGCATATCGGCGCCGACATCAACTATGCCTGGCCGACGGCCGAGATCGCCGTGATGGGCGCCAAGGGTGCCACCGAGATCCTTTATCGCTCCGATCTGGGCGATGCCGGCAAGATCGCAGAGCGCACCAAGGAGTACGAGACCAACTTCGCCAATCCATTCAAGGCGGCCGAGCGCGGTTTCATCGACGAGGTCATCATGCCGCATTCCTCGCGCCGCCGCATCGCCCGCGCCTTCGCCGCCCTGCGCGGCAAGAAGCTCGATGCGCCGTGGAAGAAGCACGACACGATACCGCTGTGA
- a CDS encoding biotin transporter BioY, with protein MTLYQAVADGRTSRLSTLDIAAIVAGSLLLTASAKIQMPFYPVPMTVQTLVVIGLGLALGPIRGAAAVALYLTQGALGLPVFAGTPEKGIGLAYMMGPTGGYLAGYLPAALLAGWLAERGWDRNVVTAMLAALLAGAVIYLPGLLWLGSVVGWDKPVLALGLYPFIPSDIMKAVLAALAFPAAWKWLSHKGMN; from the coding sequence ATGACGCTCTACCAAGCCGTCGCCGACGGACGCACCAGCCGGCTCAGCACTTTGGATATCGCGGCCATCGTCGCAGGATCTCTGCTTCTGACCGCCTCCGCCAAGATCCAGATGCCGTTCTATCCCGTGCCGATGACCGTGCAGACGCTTGTCGTCATTGGTCTCGGCCTGGCGCTCGGTCCGATACGTGGCGCTGCCGCCGTTGCTCTCTATCTCACGCAAGGCGCGCTTGGCCTTCCCGTCTTCGCCGGCACGCCCGAAAAGGGCATCGGCCTCGCCTACATGATGGGCCCGACCGGCGGTTATCTCGCCGGCTACCTGCCTGCCGCGCTGCTGGCCGGCTGGCTGGCCGAGCGCGGCTGGGACCGCAACGTGGTCACCGCCATGCTTGCGGCACTGCTTGCCGGCGCTGTCATTTACCTGCCCGGGCTGCTCTGGCTCGGCAGCGTCGTCGGATGGGACAAGCCTGTGCTGGCCTTGGGACTTTATCCCTTCATCCCCAGCGACATCATGAAGGCCGTGCTTGCAGCGCTCGCCTTTCCCGCGGCCTGGAAATGGCTTTCTCACAAGGGCATGAACTGA
- the scpA gene encoding methylmalonyl-CoA mutase, whose protein sequence is MTDKPTIDSWKKLAEREIKASPDTLTWNTPEGIDVKPLYTADDLEGVGHLGTLPGFQPFLRGPRATMYTGRPWTIRQYAGFSTAEASNNFYRKALAAGQQGVSVAFDLATHRGYDSDHPRVEGDVGKAGVAIDSVEDMKILFDGIPLELISVSMTMNGAVIPILANFIVAGEEQGVSRDKLSGTIQNDILKEFMVRNTYIYPPEPSMRIVADIIEYTAKEMPKFNSISISGYHMQEAGSTLVQELAFTLADGREYVRAALKKGLNVDDFAGRLSFFFAIGMNFFMEAAKLRAARLLWSRIMTEFEPKKSSSLMLRTHCQTSGVSLQEQDPYNNIVRTAFEAMSAALGGTQSLHTNSFDEAIALPTEFSARIARNTQLILQHETGVTKVVDPLAGSYYVEALTNDLAEKAWTLIEEVEAMGGMTRAVASGLPKRMIEEAATRRQAAVDKGDEVIVGVNKYRLEQEDHLDILEIDNSAVRLSQIARIERTRRQRDPNRVAETLVALEQVARSGKGNILAAAVDASRARATVGEISDALRRAFGDHAAVPEVVENVYGKAYDDEPEFQTLVSRLKQFAGSLGEKPRVMVAKLGQDGHDRGAKIIASAFGDIGFEVIAGPLFQTPGEAADTAIASRVHVVGMSSLAAGHKTLAPQLVAALKAKGAEDIIVVVGGVIPRQDYQFLLDHGVSAVFGPGTNVLDAARAVLDLMEGKRRNQ, encoded by the coding sequence ATGACCGACAAACCAACAATCGATTCCTGGAAGAAACTCGCCGAGCGCGAAATCAAGGCGTCGCCCGACACGCTGACCTGGAACACACCCGAAGGCATCGACGTCAAGCCGCTCTACACGGCTGACGATCTCGAGGGCGTCGGCCATCTCGGCACGTTGCCGGGCTTCCAGCCCTTCCTGCGCGGCCCCCGTGCCACCATGTACACCGGCCGACCCTGGACCATCCGGCAATATGCCGGCTTCTCGACTGCGGAGGCATCCAACAACTTTTACCGCAAGGCGCTCGCCGCCGGCCAACAGGGCGTTTCAGTCGCCTTCGACCTCGCCACCCATCGCGGCTATGACTCTGACCATCCGCGCGTCGAAGGCGACGTCGGCAAGGCCGGCGTGGCGATCGATTCCGTCGAGGACATGAAGATTCTGTTCGACGGCATCCCGCTCGAGCTGATCTCGGTGTCCATGACGATGAACGGTGCGGTCATCCCGATCCTCGCCAACTTCATCGTTGCCGGTGAAGAACAAGGCGTGTCGCGCGACAAGCTATCCGGGACCATCCAGAACGACATCCTCAAGGAGTTCATGGTCCGCAACACCTACATCTACCCGCCCGAACCCTCGATGCGCATCGTCGCCGACATCATCGAATACACGGCAAAGGAAATGCCGAAGTTCAATTCGATCTCGATCTCCGGCTACCACATGCAGGAGGCCGGCTCGACGCTTGTGCAGGAACTCGCCTTCACACTTGCCGACGGGCGCGAATATGTCCGCGCGGCACTGAAGAAGGGGCTGAATGTCGATGACTTCGCCGGCCGGCTGTCGTTCTTCTTCGCCATCGGCATGAACTTCTTCATGGAGGCCGCCAAGCTGCGCGCGGCGCGCCTGCTCTGGTCACGCATCATGACCGAATTCGAGCCGAAGAAGTCGTCGTCGCTGATGCTGCGGACCCACTGCCAGACCTCGGGCGTGTCGCTGCAGGAGCAGGATCCCTACAACAACATCGTCCGCACCGCCTTCGAGGCGATGTCGGCAGCACTGGGCGGCACGCAATCGCTGCACACCAACTCCTTCGACGAGGCGATTGCGCTTCCGACCGAGTTTTCCGCACGTATCGCTCGTAACACCCAGTTGATCCTGCAGCATGAGACCGGCGTGACCAAGGTCGTCGACCCGCTCGCCGGCTCCTATTATGTCGAAGCCTTGACCAACGACCTCGCCGAGAAGGCCTGGACGCTGATCGAGGAGGTCGAGGCGATGGGCGGCATGACCAGGGCTGTGGCGAGCGGATTGCCCAAGCGTATGATCGAGGAGGCGGCGACCCGGCGCCAGGCTGCCGTCGATAAAGGCGACGAGGTCATCGTTGGTGTCAACAAGTACCGCCTCGAGCAGGAAGATCATCTCGATATCCTTGAGATCGACAATTCCGCCGTGCGCCTGTCGCAGATCGCTCGTATCGAGCGCACCCGCCGCCAGCGCGACCCAAATCGCGTCGCCGAGACGCTCGTTGCGCTGGAACAGGTCGCCCGCTCAGGTAAAGGCAACATCCTTGCTGCGGCCGTCGACGCGTCGCGGGCGCGCGCCACGGTCGGCGAAATCTCGGATGCCCTGCGCCGGGCCTTTGGCGACCATGCGGCGGTGCCCGAAGTGGTCGAAAACGTCTACGGCAAGGCCTATGACGACGAGCCGGAATTCCAGACGTTGGTGTCGCGGCTCAAGCAGTTTGCCGGCTCACTTGGCGAGAAACCGCGTGTCATGGTGGCCAAGCTCGGCCAGGACGGCCATGATCGCGGCGCCAAGATCATCGCCTCGGCCTTTGGCGACATCGGCTTCGAAGTCATTGCCGGACCGCTGTTCCAGACCCCCGGCGAGGCCGCCGACACGGCGATCGCCTCCAGGGTTCACGTCGTCGGCATGTCGTCGTTGGCGGCGGGCCACAAGACGCTTGCCCCGCAGCTTGTTGCGGCATTGAAGGCCAAGGGCGCCGAGGACATCATCGTGGTGGTCGGCGGCGTCATCCCGCGGCAGGATTACCAGTTCCTGCTCGACCATGGCGTATCGGCGGTCTTCGGCCCCGGTACCAATGTGCTTGATGCCGCGCGCGCAGTGCTCGACCTGATGGAAGGCAAGCGCCGCAACCAGTAG
- a CDS encoding acetyl-CoA carboxylase biotin carboxylase subunit, whose product MFKKILIANRGEIACRVIKTAQKLGIATVAVYSDADREALHVKMADEAVHIGPAPSNQSYIVIQKIIDAIRQTGADAVHPGYGFLSENPNFAEALKGEGVAFIGPPPVAIEAMGDKITSKKIAASAGVNTVPGHMGLIEDADEAVKIANSIGYPVMIKASAGGGGKGMRIAWNDTEAREGFQSSKNEAKSSFGDDRIFIEKFVTQPRHIEIQVLGDQHGNLVYLGERECSIQRRNQKVIEEAPSPFLDAETRKAMGEQAVALGTAVGYFSAGTVEFIVDGNRNFYFLEMNTRLQVEHPVTELITGIDLVEEMIRVAAGEKLRFTQAEVKLNGWAIESRLYAEDPYRNFLPSIGRLTRYRPPVEGKRDDGTIVRNDTGVFEGGEISMYYDPMIAKLCTWAPDRLTAVEAMGRALDDFEVEGIGHNLPFLSAVMDQARFRSGALTTAYIAEEFPDGFAGVAPSEADAQKLAAVAALINQFTQRRGTQISGSLANHQRPVGADWVVTLGGFTLPLHVRDGADGTVVEFDDGAALAVSSDWLPGHPHANFAVDGTSIGVKVSRSGTGWRLRWRGMDVVAHVRSPRVAELARLMPVKLPPDTSKMLLCPMPGVVTSILVKAGDTIEAGQSLATVEAMKMENVLRAERKGTVKRVAATAGESLAVDELIMEFE is encoded by the coding sequence ATGTTCAAGAAAATCCTCATCGCCAATCGTGGCGAGATCGCCTGCCGGGTCATCAAGACGGCCCAGAAACTGGGTATCGCAACGGTCGCGGTCTATTCCGACGCCGATCGTGAGGCGCTGCACGTGAAGATGGCCGACGAGGCCGTCCATATCGGACCCGCACCTTCGAACCAGTCCTACATCGTCATCCAGAAGATCATCGACGCGATCCGACAGACCGGCGCCGACGCGGTACATCCCGGCTATGGCTTCCTGTCGGAAAACCCCAACTTCGCCGAGGCGCTGAAGGGCGAGGGTGTCGCCTTCATCGGCCCGCCGCCTGTCGCCATCGAGGCGATGGGCGACAAGATCACCTCCAAGAAGATTGCGGCCTCCGCCGGCGTCAACACCGTGCCCGGCCATATGGGGCTGATCGAGGACGCCGACGAGGCGGTCAAGATCGCCAACTCGATCGGTTATCCCGTCATGATCAAGGCCTCCGCCGGCGGCGGCGGCAAGGGCATGCGTATTGCCTGGAACGACACCGAGGCGCGCGAGGGCTTCCAGTCGTCCAAAAACGAGGCGAAATCGTCCTTCGGCGACGATCGCATCTTCATCGAGAAGTTCGTCACCCAGCCGCGCCACATCGAAATCCAGGTGCTGGGCGACCAGCACGGCAACCTTGTCTATCTCGGCGAACGCGAATGTTCCATCCAGCGCCGCAATCAGAAGGTCATCGAGGAGGCGCCGTCGCCCTTCCTCGACGCTGAAACCCGCAAGGCAATGGGCGAACAGGCTGTCGCCCTGGGCACGGCCGTCGGTTACTTCTCGGCCGGCACGGTCGAGTTCATCGTCGACGGCAACAGGAACTTCTACTTCCTCGAGATGAACACCCGCTTGCAGGTCGAGCACCCGGTGACGGAACTGATCACCGGCATCGATCTCGTCGAAGAGATGATCCGCGTCGCCGCAGGCGAAAAGCTGCGTTTCACGCAGGCCGAGGTGAAGCTCAATGGCTGGGCCATCGAGAGCCGCCTCTATGCGGAGGATCCTTATCGCAACTTCCTGCCGTCGATCGGCCGGCTTACCCGCTACCGGCCGCCGGTCGAGGGCAAACGCGACGACGGCACCATCGTCCGCAACGACACCGGCGTCTTCGAGGGCGGCGAGATCTCGATGTACTACGACCCGATGATCGCCAAGCTCTGCACATGGGCTCCTGATCGCCTGACGGCTGTCGAGGCGATGGGCCGGGCGCTCGACGATTTCGAGGTCGAGGGCATCGGCCACAATTTGCCGTTCCTGTCTGCGGTCATGGACCAGGCGCGGTTCCGCTCAGGCGCGCTCACCACTGCCTACATCGCCGAGGAATTCCCCGACGGCTTTGCCGGGGTGGCGCCTTCCGAGGCCGACGCCCAAAAGCTCGCCGCGGTGGCCGCGCTCATCAACCAGTTCACCCAGCGCCGCGGCACCCAGATCTCGGGCTCGCTCGCCAACCATCAACGCCCCGTCGGCGCCGACTGGGTTGTGACCCTTGGGGGTTTCACCCTGCCGCTCCATGTCAGGGACGGAGCCGACGGGACCGTGGTCGAATTCGATGATGGCGCGGCCCTTGCGGTATCGAGCGACTGGCTGCCCGGCCACCCGCACGCCAACTTCGCGGTCGATGGCACGTCCATCGGCGTCAAGGTGTCGCGCTCGGGCACCGGCTGGCGCCTGCGCTGGCGCGGCATGGATGTGGTTGCCCACGTCCGCAGCCCGCGCGTCGCCGAACTGGCCAGGTTGATGCCGGTCAAGCTGCCGCCGGATACCTCGAAGATGCTGCTCTGCCCGATGCCGGGCGTGGTGACGTCGATCCTGGTCAAGGCAGGCGACACGATCGAAGCCGGCCAGTCGCTGGCAACCGTCGAGGCGATGAAGATGGAAAACGTGCTTCGCGCCGAGCGCAAGGGCACGGTCAAGCGCGTGGCCGCGACCGCAGGCGAAAGCCTCGCCGTCGACGAGTTGATCATGGAGTTCGAGTGA
- a CDS encoding hemerythrin domain-containing protein — translation MTLAARALIWIKVKPAVSDQPWPQKGNLWVMIALNDRQAGSQDGAEREAVEVMRRAHIAELALCDRLEEIADSLPNGLDRRKCILAARALGPTMAKIHRFEEQRIFPYFCQRLGHSVESGKTIERLRNEHLEDEGYAAELRDALRFAARQGEADSPETLGFMLRGYFGAVRRHVAFERDHVMALLAPAG, via the coding sequence ATGACATTGGCGGCTCGTGCCTTGATCTGGATCAAGGTCAAGCCGGCCGTGTCAGACCAGCCTTGGCCTCAAAAGGGGAACCTCTGGGTAATGATCGCGCTCAACGACAGGCAAGCCGGATCGCAGGATGGCGCTGAGCGCGAGGCGGTCGAGGTGATGCGGCGCGCCCATATTGCCGAACTTGCGCTGTGCGACCGGCTCGAGGAGATTGCCGATTCACTGCCCAACGGGCTCGACCGGCGCAAATGCATCCTGGCGGCGCGGGCGCTTGGGCCGACAATGGCAAAAATCCACCGCTTCGAGGAGCAGCGGATCTTTCCGTACTTTTGCCAGCGTCTGGGCCACAGCGTCGAGTCGGGAAAGACCATCGAACGGCTTAGGAACGAACATCTCGAGGATGAGGGCTACGCCGCCGAGTTGCGCGACGCCTTGCGCTTTGCCGCGCGGCAGGGCGAGGCCGACAGTCCGGAAACCCTGGGATTCATGTTGCGCGGCTATTTCGGCGCGGTGCGCCGGCACGTCGCCTTCGAGCGCGACCATGTCATGGCACTTCTGGCGCCCGCGGGTTGA
- the hemN gene encoding oxygen-independent coproporphyrinogen III oxidase: protein MDRTLVAKYAAPVPRYTSYPTAPHFNAAVSSTTYGGWLRALPKGANASLYIHIPYCDRLCWFCACHTRQTRRYDPVERYLKALEREIDTVAALCGSRLNIRSLHLGGGSPTMLTPKDMMALGGRLRAKFAFAGDAEISVEIDPNDMDEARFDALAAIGLTRASLGVQDFDERVQKTINREQSFEQTKAVVDAVRARGVRSVNLDMLYGLPHQTLDSIAATTEKLLSLRPDRIALFGYAHVPWLKKHQTMIDDTLLPDTAARLEQSELAMRLILAAGYEAVGMDHFALPEDSLAVAARVGTLRRNFQGYTTDQADALIGLGASSIGLLPHGYVQNMPATGEYERRVLAGGLATVRGFALSNADRMRAWVIERLMCDFSFSRCELLNRFGAGARSLIAEAELLAANDRDGVFVRAGNRFVVTERGKPFVRSIAAAFDAYLGQGTARHSVAV, encoded by the coding sequence ATGGACAGGACCCTCGTCGCGAAATACGCAGCGCCGGTGCCGCGATACACCAGCTATCCGACCGCGCCGCATTTCAACGCGGCGGTGTCGTCAACGACCTATGGCGGCTGGTTGCGCGCGCTGCCAAAGGGGGCGAACGCATCGCTCTATATCCACATCCCCTATTGCGACCGTCTGTGCTGGTTCTGTGCCTGCCATACCAGGCAGACGCGGCGCTACGACCCTGTCGAGCGATATCTGAAGGCGCTGGAGCGCGAGATCGACACGGTGGCTGCTCTGTGCGGAAGCCGGCTAAATATCCGAAGTTTGCATCTCGGCGGCGGCTCGCCGACGATGCTGACGCCGAAGGACATGATGGCGCTCGGAGGCCGGCTGCGCGCCAAGTTCGCCTTCGCCGGCGATGCCGAGATTAGCGTCGAGATCGATCCCAACGACATGGACGAGGCACGTTTCGATGCGCTGGCCGCGATCGGCCTGACGCGGGCAAGCCTGGGCGTACAGGATTTCGACGAGCGGGTTCAAAAGACCATCAACCGTGAGCAGAGCTTCGAACAGACCAAGGCTGTGGTCGACGCCGTCCGGGCGCGGGGCGTGCGTTCGGTCAATCTCGACATGCTCTACGGCCTGCCGCACCAGACGCTCGACAGCATCGCTGCGACAACGGAAAAGCTGCTGTCCCTGCGACCCGACCGCATCGCCCTGTTCGGCTACGCCCATGTACCGTGGCTGAAGAAGCATCAGACGATGATAGACGATACGCTGCTGCCCGACACCGCGGCCCGGTTGGAGCAGTCGGAGCTGGCTATGCGGCTGATCCTGGCAGCCGGCTATGAAGCCGTCGGCATGGATCATTTCGCCTTGCCTGAGGACAGCCTGGCCGTGGCCGCCCGCGTGGGCACGCTGCGGCGCAATTTCCAGGGCTACACCACCGACCAGGCCGACGCGCTGATCGGCCTCGGTGCCTCGTCGATCGGGCTTCTGCCGCATGGCTATGTCCAGAACATGCCGGCAACGGGCGAATATGAACGCCGCGTCCTGGCTGGCGGCCTGGCCACGGTGCGCGGTTTCGCATTGTCGAATGCCGACCGTATGCGCGCCTGGGTGATCGAGCGGCTGATGTGTGATTTTTCCTTCTCGCGTTGCGAACTGCTCAACCGTTTCGGTGCCGGCGCCCGCAGCCTGATCGCCGAGGCCGAACTGCTTGCCGCCAATGATCGGGACGGGGTCTTCGTGCGTGCCGGCAACCGCTTTGTCGTCACCGAACGCGGCAAGCCGTTCGTTCGATCGATCGCGGCTGCCTTCGACGCCTATCTCGGCCAGGGCACCGCGCGCCATTCCGTAGCCGTCTGA